In the Anastrepha obliqua isolate idAnaObli1 chromosome 1, idAnaObli1_1.0, whole genome shotgun sequence genome, one interval contains:
- the LOC129252941 gene encoding uncharacterized protein LOC129252941 gives MKIRISFFVLATLSILPTLADSTTENPVITIGNPTETHSPRQGSEERKQEERELREKFEKGERKYYDKRIANLEKNIQNMLANIYLSGFKKMELDVALALLRKAATSKDTDVKKFAYKEAFDISIRALP, from the exons atgaaaataagaataagtttttttgttttggcaacaTTGAGTATTTTGCCTACTTTGGCTGATTCAACTACTGAAAACCCTGTGATAACTATTGGAAATCCCACCGAAA CCCACAGTCCGAGACAGGGAAGTGAAGAACGAAAACAAGAAGAGAGAGAACTACGTGAAAAATTTGAGAAGGGggaaagaaaatattatgaTAAGCGCATTGCAAATCtagaaaaaaatatccaaaatatgCTTGCTAACATTTACTTATCTGGGTTTAAAAAAATGGAGCTTGATGTCGCCCTAGCTTTACTAAGAAAAGCTGCCACAAGTAAAGATACCGATGTCAAAAAATTTGCCTATAAAGAAGCATTTGACATAAGCATCCGTGCCCTGCCTTAG